AGCGTAATTTCATGTTTTACTTTATATGAtgtcttttattattaaaaacgTTTATTTGTTAGTTATCATCTATCTTTATTtgttagcatttttttttattgtttcttgattgtctgttaccaaaaaaaaaaaatcaaaatcaaaatcgtATGTCCATCACACTGATATTGATCAATCCTATGAGTTTGTTGTTTTGCAATCACGCACTTGATTTATTTGTTCATCTAGACAGACATATAATTCGAAAGAGAAGAGAGCCGTCATCATATACCGTAGTGTTTGCTGCTTCTCAGAGGCGGTAAATGCATACATCTTTGTTTGATCTTTGTTTTACTTTCTTCTGACTCAGGCGGAGTCGGGCcggatttctgaattgtttaaTCGTATGCCTCCTCCGTAACGGGAacgattttttttcttttaatttttttagtgtaaattgaagAATTCGAATCTAAGATCTCTCGTTTACACTCCCTCCTTCTCCGTACCACTCAATCCATTCCCTCCCCCATGACTGGAACGATTGCGACGGCTTAATAGTTAATTCCTCCGCACGCCAGTCTGGAGtatcttttgattatttgacTTGGCAGCCATCAATACAgacaaaacattttttttttattttgcaaatAATACAGCCAAAACTCGATTTCATCTCCAACACTTTCTTTCTTATTCTCCTCCTTTGACGGTAGTGCTAGTAGTACTATAACATAAGAATGATTCTCCTTCTTCAACAGTTTATTTAATAGTGGTACTGGTAGTATAAGATAAGAATTGTTAGGTGCGACAGGGGCTTTCTACTCAATCACTGAGCTTGGCTCAGTTGCCACCGGAGAGAGTCTCAAGTCCTTCCTTGGACTGTTGGTGAAGGTTCAAATTTTATCTGcagtaaaaaaaattcaagagttGTGTCATAGCCCTCCCTTAATTCAGTGAAGTGGTAATATAAGCTAGGAATTTGTTAGGTGCAAAAGCTAGTTTAAGGAGTGAGTCAGATATGGACCAAACTATGATCGTCAATGTTGGATGTTATTGAACTTTTACACCCAAAACCAAGTTCAAAGGAGTGAGACTTTTCCTCCTCCTAACACACTGGTATTAGAGTTCTTTCATGACAACTCTTCCTAATAATTCATCCCAAAAGTTGGCTCAAAGGGTGAACTTTCCCTCCTCCTAACACTGATATCAGAGTTTGATCACAAGAACTTTTAAGAATTCATCTCAAAAGTTAGACCAAGGAGTGAGATTTTTCCTCGCAATCAAACGCCCTACCTCTTCTATATATAGTCGATTTGAAATAAATCCAACAGAAATAAACCAAACAAAATTAGCTATTAGAAATtcagaaaatccaaaatttatgAAGGAAAAGATGCACGGGTGTTACGTTTTTTCTCAACCTAATATTTTCTCTACTCAAACTATTTGGAAGCTAAATTGACATGTATTGAGCTTCTAAAGCTATAAACTTGAAGTCCTCCTCTCAATTAACATGTACTCCGTTAACGTGAACTtagaaatttgacaaaaaatgaCTTAGAATTTTTAATAACCAATCAATTAACAAAAGTAACTTAGTAATGTCATAGATAGGTCATTGGCCCGATCGAGTTCAATGCGGTGGTTGGCCGACGGCAGCCAAAATTGCAGAATATACACCCCCAAGAACAGCTGTAAGATAATGAAAACTGAAGCAAAATCCACCCCAAGAATTCTTGTGCTGCATAACTCAGCCGACGTGGATTTTGTAAACGAGTCAGTACCAAAACATTTTGTTACGAAATGAAATAGGCGTGTCTGCATGAATTCATGCAATCAGGGGATGGTACAGTATTGATTAGGCTGATGCTGGTTGGGAAGCTGGATCCAACCAGGTGCCACTCGTGCACATACTTTGGACATTCTCCATTACTGGGCCCAGGCCCACCCCCACCCCCGGAGGGCTCTATTAGATTCACTTGCTTGTACAATGAATGAATCGGATCACGTCCCAAATCTTCCAGCTTTCCTGCACCAGCGGCATTAACTGTGAACTCCGTGTGGGAACTTGGCGCAGGGGATCGATGGTCACCTTTTCGTATCCGGCGTCCCATTATTATGATGTACTAGCAGACTTGAGAATGATTATTGTGGGCCTACCAACTATGAACCCCACCAAAATTCTGACCTCCCCTTTGAAAGTAGAGGGAGAGAGAGGCGCGTTGTCAGTAAACTCCGTGTAATCTAAGAGTATAATCgagtcaaatcaaatttaaatatttacgTATTTAAGTTCGAGTTCGAAATCGAGATCGACTCTGTAACTCTTTACTTGAGCTCGTCGAGCCCTTCAAATGGAGACTTGAGCTCGACTCGCATATTACTCGGGCTGATTCGAGcacctatattttttttttattttcccgtCAATATTGATTTCAAATTAGTTCCAAGCCAAATGGAACTCAAATCAGATGATTTCAAGCCAAATTCAAACCGAAGTCTATGATTTTAAtaaccaaagttcaacaaatTCATAAAACAAATACCATGAACAAATATGTGAACTATAAAGCAAGTAATACAACACAAATATCTAAAGAAAAAATACTAATCCGATCAAATAAAGTTGAAAAATACAAATCCGCCCTTCAATCGGAGATCCCTAAAACAACAAAGttgaaaaaacaaataaagcttCAATCTTGTAGCCTTCAACAATCAATACCCATCACTTTGGGATACAAGATCTGAGAAGCCAAAGTTTTAggaactagaaaaaaaaaattgattaaagaAGAAGTTAAAATGCCATCAGACATGAAAATGAAGAATATGAAAAGAAAGAGTGGTCATATGGAATGGATGAAGgggaaaaataattaaagaagaaaaatgagaatTTTTGTATAAAAGACATACTCGTGAAGAAGAAATAGTTgtatttggatagagtattatttgaaataattactatagcactttttgttatttgatgtatgtgagataaaaagtggTTGGGAACATAAAAAGTTGAattgagaaatgtgtttatgatgcaagcgaaatattatatatttctCTTCACAAATCCACATGTTATGAGtaatattataaatgcatatatGTTTAGTATATTTAATACATACGCTCAATTAAACTCGTGAGTACTATAACTTATTATTTTGGAGCTCCATCGAACGCGATAAAATCGAGTCGAGTGGAACATTTTTCGAATTGAATATCGAGTGGCTTGCTAGTAGGTTTGGTTCACTTACACCCCCTAGTATGGCTTGTAGTCCCTATCCAGCTCTGCAAAATCCAGAACAATGGGCCAACAGCAACTTCACAATTCGTACGTGTGGGAATTCTTTATTTACATATATGTACGTAGTTGTATTCTGAATGCAATTGAATTGCAATTGAATGATTAAAAGTTTTGATGTGTTAAAATGTTATTATGTTGCATATCAACGGAGAAGGTTTTTGTCTGGTGGGTAAAACCAAAACACTTAAAGAGttagaaattttgaatttaaattccTACCCCTTCCCACTTCTTTAATTACACCCGTCCtttactagaaaaaaaaaatattatatatctACGAGACATTCGTTGATATAATTAATTCCTTGATCCCTCTACACCTATGGCTTTGTGTGCTGAGGCAACCATTTGAGACTACGTTCTTGCAATGCAATCCTTCTCTTTCCACTGCAACTCTTAAATTGGACTCCCATCTTCTTGTGTCCGAGGAGGGGgaaaaaatttgcaaatttaGGTTTTCGGTTGCTGTTGTCCCTCTGCAATTTGCATCGCTAAATAGAACCTCACAAATCCAGAACGTCTACGGTTACGGGTGCAACTATAGACAATTTTTACAAAATTCAACAGCCGTAATCAATCAACCCGGAAATAAAACCAGACATCGCACCTGCCTTCAATTAATAAcatagtagtagtagtactgGCTAGTTCGAATTCAGCCAAACTTGCCAGATTATTGTAGCTGGGCGTGTCAATGGACAACAAACAAAGGGAGGGATGAGAACGAAAGGCCAGCGGTCCAGTCGGCAATCATTGTTCGTCATTCACGACCGTCAATAAGTACACTACTGCCTTTCGACGTTCTTTCTAATTAATTGGCGACGTTAATCATTCTGATAACTACCAATAACGAACGAGCCGTCTCTTTCTCCACGTGTACTGCTTTATTGGCGTTGACCGAGGGGGTCCGCACTTGGATAGATCCCCATCCATTGCAGCTGTCAAATAAAATATGTACTACTAGGTAACCAGTGCCAATTCACGAGTCAAAAAAATGGACCCCATTGCCTGTATTATTATCCACCCAGCCTCAAACCATAGACTTATTGGATTGCAGTTTCGcgtagaaaaatttttacgttttttatgaatatattttttttatctgaCATACATCAATAATAGACTCGCCTGTGTTGCCGATTATACAATCGGAGGAGTTGAAACAAGTCGTCAAGGTCTGGGAGTTGTAATGGAAAGATGAGCTTTGCATGCTTAGATGTTCTCTGGGAAAAACGAAGGCCCGCAGATGATCATCAGAGACTGTCAGAGTTCTGCCGCAGTTTAATCTGGAGGCCCATCATCTAAGTTAGTGCGCTGCTCATTTTTGTTGGGCTTTAATAAAATGGGCTCTCAGGTCATGGGGTCGTAAGATCCTTCCGGATTCTTCGCAACAATCAAATGTCCACAAgcgtataaattttttttaacaaaaaaaaaaaaaaaggaaaaaggaaattgcAGGGTGTCCAATCAAACTAACGTATGCTAGTAGGTAACGCGATGGCAAATAGTAATAATCAAAAAGCGACCCCCACAAATGAGTTTATACTAATGAGTGTAGTGGTTAGTATACACTACTAATTAATATATAGGCCGTGTTTGGACGATGCCCGATAGCAATTGTGGTCCGCCAAGGAAAGAGATTTGTCTCGAGCATAACATTATGGTTAGGACTAAAAAAAAGGAGCtacttttaaacattaaaaaaagggaaaatcgtccaaaacgtccctcacattttataaaatgacttttttcgtccctcacttttaaaagtgtaattttatgtcccttaaatattcacatcggtcaaatttaattcctaactaggtttccaatcattttttggtcggaatccatcatgtgcaaggcacatgattATTTTTGAAGGgtgaatttgtcaaattatattttacataatctaatatatagtcctccacattttacaaaacaaattttttcgtcccttacattttataaaatgattttttcatccctcacatttcacaaaatgaatttctccatccctcacatttcaaaaaatgaatatttccatccctcactaattatgtgtgtaagggaaaccctaaaaaaaaaacatgtgtGTAAATACAATttgtttaaacacatgtatatgtctatttgattttgcttaataatacgaatagtataaatatatgtatgtgtctttttgatttcacttaacaatataaataccatatattatatgtgatcatttgatttcatctagTATTAGCTAGTAAAAAATTTTGCATTCATTGTCAAGTTGCCCAATgaagctattttcggtcaaaatacaataataatatgcaaattaagattctattggtaaatattagtcataatcatacaaaaagagaagatagcccacaagttgggtCCAATTACATAATTagtaagaaatgaaaaattcattttttgaaatgtgagggatgaagaaattcattttgtgaaatgtgagggatgaaaaaaatcattttataaaatgtgagggacgaaaaaatttattttataaaatgtggaggactatagatcagattatgtaaaataaaatttgacaaatttacccttcaaaaatgatcacgtgccttgcacatgatggattcctgcaaaaaaatgatcggaaacctagttagggactaaatttgaccgatgtgaatatgtaagggatataaaattacacttttaaaagtaagggacgaaaaaaattattttacaaaatgtgagagacgttttgaacgattttcccttaaAAAAAGGGAGGGCGGAAATGGGCGAGCTTAGTGGATCAAGACGTTAGGCCACGAACAACGGACATGCTATTGTCCAGCCTTTCCAATGCAAGGCAGGGCCCACTTTTCTCGCCGAATGCATGTTAGCACATTTGTTATTTTGACGGGAAACACTTGGGAttctcggtgacatgttttctatgccaattTAATGTTACCTATAGTATTGCGCCAagtgtcatgttattatttacatttgtgttaaaccaaatcaagttaaattattagaaaattaaagtgtaaataataacaagaTACTTGGCGCAATACTATAGGTGACATTGGATTGGCATAGAAAATATGCCACCGAGATCCCAAGTGAGAAGCTGGATGGCTATTTGACTGTAACaagtagaagaagaagattcctcatataaagttcaaaaaaaagGCGTGGAATCTTGCCTACTGTTAGTATGCGACGATGCAAGTAAGTAATGCATCTTGTCCATTTCTGGGTGTTGCAACATGTACTTGAGAAGGACCAAATGGGCACGTAACATATCATACAAAAGTGTTCCGGCGTTGAAGTTGACTTGTATTGTGTCTCTCTTCGAATTCATTCATGGCAAGCGTAAGGCTGACTCCATCATCGCTCCGATGGTTTTGGTTTGCCAAGTTTTAATTTAAAGATGGGTCAAAGTGGACAGCTTTGTTACATCTCCGAAGCTGGACGAATAACTCGGACAACTAACAGCAACATGTCTCCTTCGATGAAGTCGCTCGCtctgtcaatatatatatatgtgtgtgtgttccCCAGCCAGAACCAGTTAACAAGCGTGTGAAACCATGACAAATACTAGCTAGTTGTGGTTCGTATTCTGCTGGCAAGAAATTGAAAGGGATTACGAATTCTGCTTGATCGATCAGACAGACCAGATTTAAGGTCAAAGGAGTGCACACGTACccaaccaaaaaataaataaataaataaaatagagaGCGAGAGCAAAAGAATTAGTAATAAAACTGATGAATAGTAAAAGTAAGTAGTTAGGTCGATGCATGGATTTTACAAGCCGATGCAATTTCTGGAGGTGGTAATTCCTCCGTCCACCACAAGATTGTGGCCGCTTACATATCTAGATTCATCACTGGCCAGATAGAGAGCAGCCTCCGCAATATCCGAAGTCCTCAGCGTCGCACCTTTCAAATTTGCCAAACCTCTCACCATCTCCTCCGCTTTTTCCACAGCTTCTCTGGCCGTCGTATTACTACTGCTCATCATCGTGGCCGCCGCAGCATCTTCatcatcctcatcctcatcgtCATCGTCATCGATATGGGAGTTCCTCCAGGCATTGATCAGCATCCGGGTGGCCACCCCAAACGGCGAAATGCAATTTACCCTGATCCCGTACTTTCCCAACTCGCAAGCGGCGTTCTTAGTCAGCCCGACGATGGCGTGCTTGGAGGCGGTGTAAGAATGGGGGCCCAGGCCCCCCAGGACGCTGGCAACGCTTGCGGTCGAGATGATGCAGCCGGTTCCCCTGGGAATCATCGCCCGGGCCGCGTGTTTCATTCCCAGGGCCACTCCTCGAACGTTGACCCCCATGATTCGATCAAATTCCTCGGCGTCAAAATCCACGATGCTCTTCTTGTGCTTGGCCTGGCTTCCCAGAACCCCGGCATTGTTGAACATTATGTCCAGCCTTCCGAAACCTGAAACCGTGGACTGGATTAACTTCTCCACGTCTCCCTCCGAGCTGACGTCGCAGTGAACATAGGTGACGCCATGAGGAGACAATGAGGCGGCCAGCGCATGCCCAAGAACGTCCTCCACGTCCCCGATCACCACCTTAGCCCCGTGTCTTGCAAACAGTCTCACAGTTGCTTCGCCGATGCCCCTGGCTCCACCCGTCACTACTGCTACCTTCCCTTCCAACCTGTGATCCATTTTATGATTCATTCatttatatatgtacatatcTATGTACGAACTAAGGAGGGGTGGTTAATTCTTTTGAAAACCATTATTGATTAAACTCAATCAACTTAATTGCTAAATTTCATGTCACGAAATGAGTTATCATCATCGTACGATGCATGGTGAATGTAAATGCAATTACTAGCTAGCTAGTAGCATGAGTGAGCGACGAGAGGGACATGCATGGGATTAATTTAAGGCACATAAATGACGAGTTACATATATATAGCAGTACCTTCGGGTAGTGAAAGGAGCAGCGGTGCTCTCTTTGTTCATCAGTGGCAAGTTTTTCTGATCAGGCACCACTTGGGCAGGCATGATCGCCAGATGAGAGACGAAGACGACGAAATCAAAAGGAGATTATTTATAAGCAGGGCGAGCTAGCGCAAAATGGATATATATCTATATTGGGTGCAGTAGGTAAATGGGAGGAAGAAGATCAGAGAATTTATAGGGCGGAAGAGAAGAATGCGAGGGATAGTATTAAACTTAAAGCAAGCAAGTGGGGAGGGAAGGGTGGTGGTGGGTGGGTGCCCCGCTTCAGTTCAGTTCAGGAGGATTCAGGCTTTGCGTTGCGTGGGGCAGCCAACCTAGCACTACTGGTGCTAGAGTGCAACAGGCAAGTTAATTAGTGGTAGCAGCAAGTACTAGtcttatatataataataataatcatcgTCCCAATCAACATTCTGATGATTCCCATTTCCATCTTCCCACAGAGACTGACTAATTTACGCTTTTTGGCTTGGGGTTGGGAATTGGGATTCCCCCCACGACTACTCTTGACACTGCCTTCCgtcttttaagttttaacattCCTTCTCCTTTCAATTTCAATGCCACCCTTGTGGGAGAGAAAAAATTTCAATGCCACCCTTGTGACTTCACTGTTCTCCGCTTTTTCTGTCTATTCTTTGCCAAATATAATTGTATGCCTACAaatacacatacacacacacacacacaagcaCATATGCGTATGTATAATCCAGGGCTTTTCCTGGATTATAATAGTAATTTGCGATTGTCTAAAATGTGGTAAAGTTTTTGTCAGCTATTCTTTCCAACCCCCTCTTTTTTGGGGTACTCGTGACTCGGGTCAATCTTCTAGATCAATGCTCCGTGCATCTTGAATTAATTTTCTGTTGCAGGTTGCAATGATTTTTTTACTCCAGGGTTTGGAGTCTTGTGGATTGGGGTCTCCATTTGTGGTTTTGTCGTTCGTTGATTATTCATGCTGCCGACTGATTTGggaatatatagatatatatatatgtatatatatatctatatatctaTAATTACATGCGGAACCGAGTCGGCGTTATCCAAAAATGTCCTGTATCAATTACTGCGCCTATTATTACACGTATTCTATTTAGCACAAACAAtacctttttctttctcctaaataaattatttctacacacacacacacatatatatatatatatattccgtGATCTATTGTATAACATATACCAACATTCTCATTCAATTTCTTTTTCGAAGATGAAGTAGCATTTCATATTGATAACGTTCTAATCTGCATTTCACCAATCAACATATATGCGTGTGCGTGTAACTTTCAAGGCAGTCGAACTGGTCTCACTGAAGGTTAGCACACCCGAAATCTAGTATTCGAGCCTTATCACAAAAAATAGGGAATAACCTAACAATTTGAATAAGAATTGGGGCCTGAAGTGGGgttacgtttttttttttaccaaaaaaaaaaatatatatatatatatatatatatatatatatatatacacacacacacatgagTGTGCGTGTCAACTGTCAAACATAAACAAGTGAACGAGATTTGCGTATCTTTTCAGCA
The Coffea arabica cultivar ET-39 chromosome 6c, Coffea Arabica ET-39 HiFi, whole genome shotgun sequence genome window above contains:
- the LOC113691789 gene encoding short-chain dehydrogenase reductase 2a, whose protein sequence is MPAQVVPDQKNLPLMNKESTAAPFTTRRLEGKVAVVTGGARGIGEATVRLFARHGAKVVIGDVEDVLGHALAASLSPHGVTYVHCDVSSEGDVEKLIQSTVSGFGRLDIMFNNAGVLGSQAKHKKSIVDFDAEEFDRIMGVNVRGVALGMKHAARAMIPRGTGCIISTASVASVLGGLGPHSYTASKHAIVGLTKNAACELGKYGIRVNCISPFGVATRMLINAWRNSHIDDDDDEDEDDEDAAAATMMSSSNTTAREAVEKAEEMVRGLANLKGATLRTSDIAEAALYLASDESRYVSGHNLVVDGGITTSRNCIGL